In Leptodesmis sichuanensis A121, the following are encoded in one genomic region:
- a CDS encoding DUF6887 family protein, whose protein sequence is MSVKPDFATMTALELRAYVLAHRDDAAALQAYLDKLHTENPNSRVYKPDDDVAEAIAE, encoded by the coding sequence ATGAGCGTAAAACCAGACTTTGCCACCATGACTGCTCTTGAGCTTCGAGCTTACGTCTTGGCACACCGGGATGATGCTGCTGCTCTCCAAGCCTATCTTGACAAGCTCCATACTGAGAATCCAAACTCACGAGTGTATAAGCCTGATGATGATGTAGCTGAAGCAATTGCAGAGTAA
- a CDS encoding DUF6999 family protein — protein sequence MNLETTKATSSPIAPYTPQLRDRRNPNAWDALYLDQAIPVDPTAKAYMIRDLQNWTRNYLLIPIKLVANIFLAAILILKRLLPWQFHNYRLMHRMAVWFLNHFVTPEACYLIVRHINLGSNIINFLIDNGPNPTIEKSSLYPRTVNDLAENVFLEHDLILYNFVLDYNQAQQEHPTWLELVKAQGLNYNSIQPITIDIDPSCRRWSQVLDLESAIELFKVIYSFWLTCEEFERAVLSLEFDENFGCYVSAITGDYDWNHVITNRHPLAPESPFAAARNLLLHGIITEYLHRYLEIRK from the coding sequence ATGAACCTTGAAACGACTAAAGCAACTTCCTCCCCGATCGCCCCTTATACCCCTCAACTCCGCGATCGTCGCAATCCCAATGCCTGGGATGCCCTCTATCTGGATCAGGCCATTCCAGTTGATCCAACGGCTAAAGCCTATATGATTCGAGACTTACAGAACTGGACACGCAATTATTTATTAATTCCCATCAAGTTAGTTGCCAATATCTTCTTAGCAGCCATTCTAATTCTGAAGCGATTGTTGCCCTGGCAATTCCATAATTATAGGTTGATGCATCGCATGGCGGTCTGGTTCTTAAATCACTTTGTGACTCCAGAAGCCTGTTACTTGATTGTGCGACACATTAATTTGGGATCCAACATCATTAATTTTTTAATTGATAATGGCCCAAATCCGACTATTGAAAAATCATCGCTCTATCCCCGCACTGTGAATGACCTGGCAGAAAATGTTTTTTTAGAACACGATCTGATCCTTTATAACTTTGTCCTGGACTATAACCAGGCGCAACAAGAGCATCCGACTTGGCTCGAATTAGTGAAAGCACAGGGGCTAAATTACAATAGCATTCAACCCATTACCATTGACATTGATCCATCCTGTCGCCGCTGGTCACAGGTGCTGGATCTGGAATCCGCGATCGAACTCTTCAAAGTCATCTACTCCTTCTGGCTCACCTGTGAGGAATTTGAACGTGCCGTACTCTCCCTGGAGTTCGACGAAAACTTTGGCTGTTACGTCAGCGCCATCACCGGAGATTACGATTGGAACCATGTGATCACCAACCGCCACCCCTTAGCCCCCGAAAGCCCCTTTGCTGCTGCCCGCAATCTGCTACTGCACGGCATTATCACTGAGTACTTGCACCGCTATCTGGAAATCCGCAAGTAG
- a CDS encoding RNA polymerase sigma factor, RpoD/SigA family produces the protein MTTATAKPKTTKSTFTADMVRTYLHEIGRVPMLTHEQEIVYGKQVQQMMALQDQKEALAKKLDHEPTDQELAAHNNMSEAELKSIMQRGHRAKQKMIEANLRLVVSIAKKYQKRNLEFLDLIQEGTMGLERGVEKFDPTRGYKFSTYAYWWIRQAITRAIAQQARTIRLPIHITEKLNKIKKVQRELSQKLGRAATAIEIAEALELEPAQIREFLTIARQPVSLDLRVGDNQDTELQDLLEDDGPSPENFMAQESLRQDLETLLADLTPQQREVISLRFGLEDGHELSLAKVGERMNISRERVRQLERQALDHLRRRKARVREYLAS, from the coding sequence ATGACCACTGCCACTGCTAAACCTAAAACCACCAAATCTACCTTTACGGCAGACATGGTTCGGACCTATCTGCACGAAATTGGTCGCGTTCCCATGCTTACCCATGAACAGGAGATTGTTTATGGGAAGCAGGTTCAACAAATGATGGCGCTCCAAGATCAGAAAGAAGCCCTTGCCAAGAAGCTAGATCACGAACCCACCGATCAGGAATTAGCCGCCCACAACAATATGAGTGAGGCGGAGTTGAAGAGCATCATGCAACGTGGCCATCGTGCCAAGCAGAAGATGATCGAAGCAAATTTGCGCCTGGTGGTGTCGATCGCCAAGAAGTATCAGAAGCGGAATCTCGAATTCCTGGATCTGATTCAGGAAGGCACGATGGGCCTGGAGCGGGGTGTTGAGAAGTTCGACCCCACCCGTGGCTACAAGTTCTCCACTTATGCGTACTGGTGGATCCGACAAGCCATTACCCGGGCGATCGCGCAGCAGGCTCGGACTATTCGTCTGCCCATCCACATTACCGAGAAGCTGAACAAGATTAAGAAAGTTCAGCGGGAATTGTCCCAGAAGCTCGGACGGGCGGCAACTGCAATAGAAATTGCGGAAGCCCTGGAATTAGAACCTGCCCAAATTCGGGAGTTCCTGACGATCGCTCGGCAGCCTGTTTCCCTGGATCTCCGCGTGGGTGACAACCAGGACACCGAGTTGCAGGATCTGCTGGAAGACGATGGCCCTTCCCCAGAAAACTTCATGGCGCAAGAATCCCTGCGTCAGGATCTGGAAACCCTGCTGGCTGATTTGACCCCCCAACAACGGGAAGTCATTTCCCTCCGCTTCGGTCTGGAAGATGGTCACGAACTCTCCCTGGCCAAGGTCGGCGAACGCATGAACATCAGCCGGGAGCGAGTTCGTCAACTGGAACGGCAAGCCCTGGATCACCTCCGTCGCCGCAAAGCGCGGGTGCGGGAGTATCTGGCCAGCTAG